aaTGTCTTTGATTTAAAAGGTACCAGAATTTactagcacttgcctagtatggaatctcagataatttaagatactgcattttctttaatatattaagTTGTGCTTCCTTAACCTGGTTAAGTTTTGTACTCTTCCAATTAGGTGTCATACTTGAAAAGTTTGTTAACTTCACTGTGCTTTAAATtccctcacctataaaatggccTGAGTACCTATTTTACTTATCTCAGAGTTATTGAGATCATAAAACACATTATGAGAAATACCTAGAGTAACATAAAATGTACTATGTGATTCAGAATGCAGTAAAATCTCAAAGGCTTAGTTGATGATTTGAAGTTTTTGCAAGTTCTTGTGGGAGTtggaacaaagaaaataatataagccTAGATAAAATTAAGTGCAATTTACTTCTGTAAATTTGTTAACACAGGGGCTACCAAATGACAGTGCAGATTATGCACTGCACAACTCTAGGAAGTACCATTTACAAGCAGTGCCCCTAAACTGACCTAAACTAAGAATTTTAGAATTATCCATTTGCTTAAAAGCAGCCTTAACCAATGTTTCTATCTTTCTGTTGATGCAGGTTCCCAAGAACCTCTTCTTGACCACACTTTGCTTATTCTATGTACAGTCTGTCTTGTGACTTTTCTAGATGGGCATAAGTTTGCCTTGCATTTGATTCACATTGATATtcaccctcctccttccccagttGTGCATTTTAGTGAGGTTATGATCATATAATCACTagaggaaaatgtatttttaacatgaattccttaaaaatttacctttgctttcagttttttattttcttctacagtagcttcatatttttctttcatttctgccaGTTCTAAGCGGAGCAACTCTATTTCTGGATTTTCTGGGGTAGCAGCTCCTAAGTGATGCTTTAAAAAACTAATATCAATGTTAAGAACTTTACTTCTTAAAGCTGAATGGAATTAATGAACTAGCCCAGAATAGAATCAATATCCAAGACCATAATCAACCACCCACCAAGATTTACCAAGATATCATTGTCAAAAAACAGAatggaaggctggggttgtggctcagcagtagagtgctcacccagcacgtgcgaggccttgggttcaaccctcagcaccacataaacacaagtaaataaaataaagatattgtgtccaactataactaaaaaataaatatttaaaaaaaacaaaaaggaaaataacctTTTCAATAAGCAAAAGTATTTTAAAGGTTATAATgtatgtgaaaaaataagaatttcaataATAAGGCCTTTTTCTGACTTCAAAGATGAAAAGGATACTCCAAAGCACTATTAGGTTTCTCTGGTTCTTCATATAAGGCTACCAACACTGCAAATCAAAAAGCAGAAAGAGCAACAATTAAAGTCTTAAATTTGAATGgcagaaattatattccatatctAAGTGCCAAGCACACTGCTAAGACTGTCCATACAGTGGTGAACAAAGTCCCTGCTCCCAACTAATTTACAGTTCAATGCTAAAGTAAGGAATTAGACAAGAAAGAGTATCAAGCAGCAATGCTAAATAGTACATTTGGGAGCACACTGAAAGAATTGGGCATCAAACAAAGAAGGCATCCTAAGGGAAGGATAGACCTAAAACTGACATATCAAGTACAGCTGGATGGAGTTATGGGTAATGTGGCTGGAAAGGTGGTCAGGGGCCAGACTACAGAGGGTCATGTAAGTTTTGTTGGCCTTTAGTTACAGGATCCACTTCAGTGGAAGACCGACTGAAGTGGGTCAAGGATAATGGCAGGAAGAACAACAGTTAAGAGGTAGATGTAGTAATCCAATTAAACGCAGTAACCTGCACTAGATAGaattatggggaaaaaataaatttaagaaaactttAGGAAAGAGTAAGGCTGTGGTAATTACTTGAAGAAGCTTTCATTTCAAAATGTTCAAGAATGAAGTATCATACACAATATGCTAAAAAACACCAACCAAAAACGTTGCCAGTAACCACTTGCTCAAATCAGCATTAAAATATATACTACAGTAGTTTCATATCTAATAACTCATGTGAGGACTATGTTGATCATCTTGTATTGAATGAGTACCTCCTGGAATTTTGtattcagataaaaaaaaaaaatctctaaaccaGTGGTTAACTGTTTTGTGCATGGAACCCTTTGAAAAATTCGATGAAAGCAAAAAACATAACtccatacaaaaagaaaaatatacatatataaactctAAGTTAATAAGTCCTGTTCTAAACTAATTTGTATGTGTTCCTTTTAGTTTTTACagctttattaatttaaaataacagtatGAAAAATTCAAACGTGCAACTACTTTTAACAACGCTGAAATACACTGTATTTTTGGGGAAGTTGGTATATTTACACTACTGTCCTCTCAGattctcctctctcctttcaTTGTCTTTTACAGTACTCTAATTCCTGTTTattacctttttctttaaattaaatgcTCAAACCTAATTCTTCTTCCATTCATTTCTACTGATCTCTATTGAATTCCTAACTTTACAAGACATGAATATCAGTGCTCCTACCCTTCCCCATTTCTTCTCCCACTCCATTTCTTTCAGTTTCTAAATTTCCGTCAGTGATATTTACAAGGTTGATAAATGCAAAACATAATGTAAATGCTAAGTTTCCTGAGTTTTCTTATGAATTAATACACATCCTTCTATTCAGACAAGTCTATATCAAATCATGTTCCCCTTTTGCCTTAaccaggatttttaaaaatatatatattttttagatgttgatggacctttattttactcatttatttttatgtggtgctgagaatcaaacccagcacctcacacatgctaggcaagtgctctaccactgagccacaaccccagccccttaaccaGGATTTTTTGGAGGTTAAAATAGTGCTCAAAACATCTAAAATGCCACCTCTTCTAAATGATTTTCTTATAATGTTTTAATGTCATAAGCAATTTCAAATCCTCTTGGAAATAATGgggtaaaaaatataaatttgaggggctgggtatatagccCAGTCAgtaaaatgcttgcctcacatgcacaaggcactgggttcaatccccagtatttcctcaaaaataaatagataaatgtttGTGTGTGAAATATCtgtttaaagatgaaaataaatttttacataaatctTGTCAATAGATACTATGTTTTCTGATGTTTATTTAGAAGACTGGCTATCTAAGGAGATTGAAGGGTTACATTTCTGTGGGTGTGAACAGGGATAAGAAGCCTCCAGGGATCTCTCTCATGAAGGAAAATCCTTGTATAGTCACAAGGCTGTGCATCTTCTCTCTGGTCAGTCATCTTCTACAACTGTCACTTTTTTGCCTTTTACCATCTGTCTTTCACTCACTTTAGCCACCATGTACAGTTTCAGTAttctttatccaaaatgcttggcaCCAATTACctgatattttcagattttggaatattttcatatacataataAGATATTTGGGGAGTAGGACCCAAGagtaaacacaaaattcatttatactTCATGCACACCTCAtatacatagcctgaaggtaTGTATATACATGTCACATGCAGTCAGGAGTGGATTTTTCCACTTGCAGCATCAAGTCAGTGCtcaaaatttttcaaatcttgtagtattttgaattttagatatcctgattagagatgctcaacctgtatttCCTGGAACTCTTGACAACATACTTAGCTCATTCAGATCTCTGCTCAAAAGTTACTTCATAAGAAAGGCCTTTCCCCCATTACCTTGTGTAAAATGGCACACAAATCCTACCCATCACCTTTTTATCTTCTAACATTGGTATCAGTTTTAAATTATAACACTACCACTAGCTGACACTCTGTATTTCTTGATTATCTGTCTCCCCAACCAGGATGCAAGCTCATGAGGGCAAGAACTCTTTCTTTTCCATTGCTAGCCCCACTGTCTAGAATAGACACCTATTAATTGCTTAAATGAAAAAAGGGACTGTATGGGGTTTCCTAAGGAATGAAATTCCAAGCATCTATGATACTTGGGGAGACAACATAGCACAGCATTTTCAGAGTATCTCCTTATTATTTGCAAAGATGGAGGGAAACTACTAATTGAACCTAGACAAGAAGCAATTCAAAATTGCCAACATATCCATGCATGGGAATGCAAAGGCCTGCTTTCTGCTAGACCCAGGAGTTCTCCCAGAATTTTCCCCTAACCTTTATTTCTGCACAAAATGCAGATATTATTATCCagtcatttctcattttcttatggATCCATGTCTGCACCCCTGCCAGGATTCCATCATCTTTGAAAATCCCAGTCAATGCATAGAGCAATATATAACAGGCATTCAGATTACAGCTGAGCTAATTAAGTAAGCAGTACTTCACTATCtcttggaatcctcctgtttCAAGCACCTTCCTTGTCTACTTAGATCTTGAATCCAGGAAGAAAGAGATGTAACAGTGTAACAGtaaacttccatttttaaaagcgTAAACAATATAACTATTTATGAAGCGTCCTATACACAAAATAGGAATTGCTATAGACTAAGAAATAGGGAATTGAAAAGCCACAGTATCTATGAATCACTTACTTCGGGATAAGCCTCACTCAACTACTTTATAGCCCACTTTCAAATCTGCTAATTTCTCAAGTTGCTCTTTGTTGgagggaaaatatttcttaagattCTGAGGACTCTGCAAACTCGGTAAAGCGGAAGGAATTGGGACCTCACGGTCTTCAATAAACATATTCACTGCGGCTGCTCGAGGTAAAGCAACGGAAGTTGGAGAGACTTTGCAACAGCTGCAAGAGTTTCACTCCCCGCGCTGAGAGCGATAGCGTGAACTAGGCTATCCCACCAAGCAGCGTCTGGCAGCCAGAGCGAGCCGGTCCCGCTCATTCCCAAGCACTCTTCTCTGGACCCTAGACGGGCCCCACCTgttccccctccttccccacgCCGTGGCCCGTCAGGGGCACCGCGCCGAGGGCACGTGAAACCCTCTCCTAGCCATGCTTACCTTTGGTCAGCGTGTCCAGCACCCCCGACTTCTCCAAGTACCTCCGGAACTGCTCGCGCTTCGAGTCGGCGGCCTGAGGAGACACCGCAGGTCAGTGACCTGAGTCCGGGGGCCAGAGCAGGAAGAAGGCGCTTAGAGTCTGGCAACCCCACCTCCGCCTCGCTGCCTCAGGCCCCCGAAACCTGCACGCGCCCCCATCTCCCACCCGGAGCCGACCAGCGGCTGGCTACCGCCCGCACTCCCCCAGCCACGCCGCGCCCCCCTCACTTTGTAATGGGCCATAGTGACAGCGGCCGCGGCGTAGCTGGCGCCGGAGACCGTGGCTGGCGGGCTTGGAGGAGCACTGCTCATGCGCGGAGGGCGCGCGCGCTTGCGCACTTGCGAACCACGGGCCGGCATCACCGGGGTGTGGCCTGTTTTCATGGCGACCAGGACGCTCAGCATCCCCAGGCGCCGGCAGAACTGAGGGAGACTGCGTACGCCCGCCCCTCTGGCTGTCGGAGTAGcgcctttccttcctcttccggTCCCCAGGGCGGTTCGGTTGCTTAGCGAAGAGGCGAGGGTTTGGCAACTCGTTGTAAGCGTCCAGGTAGAGCCCGGAGTGGGCGTGGTGCCCGAGGGCGGGGCCTTCGGGGTCCTGGAGCTTAACACCCTCGGAGGAGGATAGATCGCCCTACTTGTAGTGGGCGCGCCCTTCGAACCCAGGTCTTCGAATCTGTGGTGACCTGTGTGTGTTGGACTTTTTGGCTCTCATCTGGAAAAAGTACGCACGACCAAAGCAGGACGACTCttggatttccaatttttaaatcgTATGTTTTGGCTCCAGTTTTACATTTGGAGTCTCCTTGTTTTGTGGCTGACTTGAAGTAGCCCTCTGGAGGATCAGCACTAATGTGCTAATAAAACCTTTTGAGCGCTTACTGTGCAGGAAGTACAGTGCGTTTTAAacatagttcttttttctttctttccttctttttttttttattttaattctcacaacatcTTTGTAGGTAAGTATGGTAGTAAAATGACATGACTAGGTTACGTGACCAGTGAATAGGAGAGCCAGGAAAGACTCCAATCCAGAATGTGAATCACGATGCTATGTACTGGTGAGAGAAAGTCTTGcatctttttcaatattttatttactagaTAGCAATATTATGGTTATATTCAACACACATCAGTTTGCAGTTTATAAAGAAACTAAGTTATTAAATCCCAGGGCAAACAACATTAACCTAGTATCCAAAATAAAGGATTAGTAACTAAAAGGAGTAATTACATAGATCAAGAACAATTTTCTAAGGCTGTGAGAAAAACCTGATCCCAAACCATTTAGGATCGAATCAGAGCATGTGATTTTCCCAAGTCAGTTTCGCATATTTTTAAGGGAGGCTAAAAAATACATCCTAATTTGGCTACCCTACGTCTTTGAATTTAGAACTTCCCCCTTCACAGTTCAGAATTAgagctgtttttcatttctgaaatgagTTTGCAGTTGTCTATCACAACAGCTGGTCTTTAGAAATATCCTTATCTATTTTCTCCATGTTCCACCACCACTGTTACTACTCTGATGACATAATATGCAGAATATCTAAAAGCAACAACGGTTCAGATCTGAAGGTCTGTTGGAACCCTCCTACCAATGAAGTTGTTTGTCAAGGACATTAAATGATTTGGAGGACAATCCGTAGAATTGTTGCAGGTTCTAATAAACTTTGACTCAAAGGACCACTCTCCCAAAGAATCAGAAGTGTTTGGAATGTCAAGTGGTTGGAAGTCTCTCTGTGAAGGAGGAAGGTTTCTGATAGTGCCCTCTCTGAACTGGCCCTGGAGGTTATCTATAGGAGATGACCCTTGGTTTGCATCTTCTGTAGAGGGACCCCACGTAGTACTGAGCCACCGAGGTTTCCAGGTGCAGGAGTCTGCTGCCAGGGAGAAAGTTGTGTGGGGTGACTGCCCCATGTGGTTGTCTGTATCTATAGCAATACCTGGAATAGAACAGTGATCTCTAGAATAATGGTTCTTTTTGCTCTCTTTGccatcaacttcttttttttcctgcaagTGGTTACCATTAacttcttttctaaatattttatgagtgtctttgttattttttgagcTGATGTGTTGAGGGTGACTGCAAGTAGTACTAAGTGTGTACATCTCATTAGTTTCCTGTTCATCCAAAATGCTTTTCTCATCATTTATGTCATGATTGTCAGGATCTGcctgaaatacagaagatgaaTTTAAACTTGGGTATGCTACTCTGTGTCTTTGTTTTTCCACTATCAGATTATAATCAGGTGCTGAAGGGAGTCGTTTCAGTGAATTTGCAGATGTGCTCTGATATTTGGCTAGACTTTGTTTTGACTTTGCACAGAATTCATTGTGTTCATTCTTCGATTTATATTGTCCCAAGAGCcctcttttaatctttttaaaacctAGGtggaaaatttctaaaatgtttaagaaaagtgaaacagtGGCTATGGATtgcataaaaaatagaaatattgtcTTTTCTGTTGGTCTTGAAACAAAACAATCGATTATATTTGGACATGGGTGACCATGGCATTTAAATAGAGGCTCTAAGTGAAATCCATATAAAAGGTACTGTCCAATCATGAACCCAACTTCAACTACAGAACGAGTGAAAATGTGTATCACGTAAGTGCAAAGCAAGGTTCCTCTGAGCGGAGCTTTATTTAGTTTCCTTTGTTCCAGCTGACAGAGCTCTTGCTCTAATCTCCTCTGATTTGCAGGCATTTCAAACTCTATCCCATCCAGTTCTCTCCTTAATTGAGCTTTcatcttctccctctctttctctagAACTCTCAGTCGGTATAAAGCATGGCCCATGTAGACCAGAGATGGTGAAGACACAAATATCACCTGCAGAACCCAGTATCTAATGAGGGAAATAGGAAAGGCCTGGTCATAGCATACATTTCTGCAACCTGGTTGTTGTGTATTGCAGATGAAGCCAGACTGCTCATCATTCCAGACATCTTCAGCTGCTACTCCCAGAACAAGCATTCGAAATATGAATAATATGGTGAGCCAGATCTTTCCAATCATGGTGGAGTGAATATGAACTTCCTCCAGAATGCCTCCAAGGAGATTCCAGTCCCCCATGCTTATTTATTCAGCCATCTTAGCTCTGAACCCCATCAAACAGGAGGCAGATAAATTCTTCCATTCTGAAGGGAGCACTGTTTCTTAAAGCAAACCTATGGCCAAAATATGAACAAATCATCACTCTTTCCATGTgctgattttttactttttttccctagATAGCAGTAACAATCTGCCACAAAGAATGTATTTTAGATGTGAGGCGTTTAAAAGAATTTTGTTTCGATATtacagtgcaaaaaaaaaaaaaaaaggtgataccTAGAGGAagcatgtatatattataaacagAATTGTTGGGCTagtgatgtagcttagtggtagaatgtgtgcctaacatgcatgaggccctgggttcaatccccagccccaccaaaaaataaataaaaaataaaaatagaattctgagATTCCCATCATAAGTCATCTTACTTAGCTTAAGTatcttgtttaattttctttaactGGGAACTCTTAGAGACAGTCCTAAAAATACTGACTTGATCTTACAAACAAACCTATTAAGATTATTTTACATAAGAGTTTACAACCTAAGTGAttgtaaattttcatttatactcAGGAAAAATGAATGTGCTTCATCTgataattcaataaaatacagCATTTAATGAAACCAGAGGAAATAACCTGGCTCTTGCTATAAGAATTTAGactaatgtttttttgttttgttttgttttgtgttttgtcttgttttatttagtttgtggtgctggggattgaacacaggtcctcacacgtgctaggcagacactctaccactgagtcacatccctagcctgaATTTAGATTAGTTTTTTAATACACATTTGAATATCTAAATTCTGGTTTCTTTCTGGCAGTTGTTGAGCATTTTTAGAAATCAATTCCagtaatatttatgaatataaaattcttacaCTTTgctataaaaaatttataaatttttatcatattaaaatgCACTCTAAAATTTCTCAGCTGTTGTATGGTACTAAAATATTATTAGGAATGGGATGAAATAAATTCATCACTGGGGTGGTGATGGtattatagaaaatattgtaACAATGTCTTATCTCTTTAAGATGTAGCTTCTTTCTTGGAGAGAACAGTGGGACAAATTAGAATTTAGCTACTTGGATTATTGGCCAATAAATTCCATATAATATTTATGAAGGCTATCTTAGGCTTTCCACAAAGGAAAGATAGAAATAATGAATGTTTTCATTCCCtttcatttaaaacatataaatgtatGTCCTGTGTCCTTTATATAAAGGGAAATAATACACAATCAAAGAAAATACTAGGATACTATAGTTACAAGATACATTCATCACAAAAATCCTGATAGATTCATCACAAAGATCTTATGAGGTGGCTATTTCAGTCATTTGTTATTTATCCCATTTTATCTATATGATGCAGAAACTGAGGCATGCCTTAAtttgccaaggtcacacagctgaagCTGGCATTCAAACCCATCAGTGTGGCTCTAGAGTCAGTTCTTAACTATCTTTCCTAACCACTATTTTTCCTCTTAAACATACTTGAAATTTTCATGAAAGAAACAACAAGAGATCATGTTTTCTCTTAAAAGTtcatttaaggggctggggttgtggctcactggtagagcccatgccttgcacgtgtgaggcactgggtttgatcctcagcaccacataaaaataaataaaggtattgtgtccatctacaactaaaaaaaatatttgaaaaaaaggtAATTCAacctcatcttttaaaaaaggtCATTTAAGTTTAGGAATGTTGAATAGTGATAGTTTTAGCTTTTTGGTTCTAGAGTCTctagttttttaaagatttgtacAGTTAATAAAACTTACAAAAGCAGCAGTTGTCTAAAATTTAGCCATATTCCTGatagaaaaattttatattgactgtattatattaataatagtattctctgacttttaaaatgtaaattgggatgttattattgttatttataatagtaTGAATTAAAAACATCCAAAATAATTATCCATCCAAGAAagattggttaaataaataatgatacatCCACAGTGTGATATCAGGCAGCCagtagaaatgataaatgtatactaacataaaaagacatttaacattttgtttcAGTGCAATTCAAAATAGTATAGTCcactattataaatttatttatatgtagagTAATGCATATAAAAAACTCTAGAAGGATATCTGTCAAAATATTAACAGATTATCTCTGGATAATGGAATTAaaattgacttaatttttttatatttttgttttttaatgttttaccaTGAGCCCTTTACTATTATAatcataaaaggaaatattttttccccttaaagtaTAAAACATAGTATTTCCTAAAAGAAGGAATGgtataatttaattataaattaaaactttCATGACAAATGATATGAAAACTAGTACACATACATACAGTTCCACAGAATtcaaaagcaaaagttaaaaacatttcaaacaaTTATTTCTTAATTAGCTAAGAGAGAGATTAACACAAACCTTTTTAAGCTTTGATAAATCTGAGAAGCACATCATGCTTAGAAGTTATACCATGGCTGTCTTCAGCTTCTCTGAAAGCATCCCTTTGAGGTATACAGCAGATTCTGGTCAGTTCAGCGCCATGGATGAGTCAGCTAGCAACTAAAATCCATTTCCCTTTCTGCTCATTCTACAACAGCACTAGCCAATAGAACTAACTTCTGCAACATTGGAAATATTCTCTTTCTGCTTTGTCCAATAAGGTAGTCACCCGCTACATGCAGCAATTGAACACTTGCAGTCTAGTTTGTGTATGACAGCAactgaagttttaattttgtttaatagaAACTTAAAGAGCTACATGTACATAGTGGCTACTTTGTTGGACATCACAGATAAAGAATGCTTCCAGGGAATGAAACTAACCACATTATGTTGTATACATATGtgaacatgtaacaacaaatcccactaatATGTCTAATTATTATGCActgataaaaaattattaaagaattcCTAATAGTAAAATACAATCTAGAAGAGCATTATGAGCTCCAAATTAAACTAAATAAATGGTTCCTCTGTAATTCAGAGATGTCAAATTTAAGACATCAGGAGatatttgtatgtgtttttaCTGTAATTTTTGCCAATAAAACATCACTATTTTTGGTTATGTAACCcatatttctagtaccaaaagaatctttctttcttaataGATAATAACTTCATCATCAGCCCATAATCAATGGGTTATGTTCGATTTTATGGTTAGATAAATTCTGTTGCTCTCTCTAGTTTTCTACTAACAATTACATTGTACTTCAGGTCATTAAACAGGTCTCTTCAGAGCTAGTGACCTGGTGCATTGGCCATGGCAGATAAATATTCCTCCCCTGAAAAGCTACTTTTTAGATTAAACAGAAACATTTCATCAAGGGaacaattatatacatatattcttgTTTACATTATGTGtatattaatgtttatatattataaaacatatatgctgtgtaatatataattattgGTAACTTTAAAATACTCATCCTCAGTAGTCAGAGATAAATTCAAATAAAGCATTATATTCTAACtatcaaaatgcaaaaatttcaAGATTTCAAATATCATCTTTTTTCAAAGTAGAGGAAAACTTGTATATGTTAGGTAAGAATATAATTGGATACAAATACTCAAAGAGCAATTTAAATCTATCACAATTAACATTTCTACTGGATACTTGaaatattcattcagcaaacacttaaaaatatactgCATATACTAGGACATTCACTCTTGGTAACCATACAAAACTAGCACAATTTAAAAGTCCAATAAAGAAATGGTTTAACTATGGACTATCTGTATCATTCAACTCAGAGAACAAAGGTCTCTATGAACTGATACAGAAAGATCGCTGTCATATTGTAAAGCAAGTTACAGAGCAATACATGTATCTTAATCTTGTTAAAACCTATACTTTATCTGGGCACaatggtacatgcttataatgccagcttctcaggaggctgaggcaggaggatcacaagttcaaggccaccctgggcaacttagtgagactcttgtctcaaaattaaaagtgctggggatgtaactcagtggtagaacatttgcctagtatgCCCAAGGTCTGGGTAATCCCagggttcagttcctagtacaaaaaaaaaaaaagtatatcaagAGTATAACACAGatatgaaaagtttttatttttcacatagtACAGTATCCATGGATTCTATGAAACAGTCTCCAAAGTATGTCTTTTATAGAATTTATCCATGCATACCATGTGCCTGGaagacccaatctctggtttttaCTActagtgttttttctttctcttcctgctcttGGCATTCAGAAGGTTCTTCCTCTAATCAGAAGGCCCTTTGGTAAGTAGTCCTTGCTTGCAACTGATGAGTTAGGTGTTGTTTTATACTCTTTATAAAACTGTTAGCATTTGCTGGAACTCTGTTTCTTCATAAAGTTTTCCATTTCTCCCTCATATGGCTCTTTTTATTATTGGGCTTAAATTAGGGGCAGGTCAGTTTGCTGGGGAcaggaaaatgttgaaaaatacaGCAAATAAGACACAAGCTAAATAAGCAGCAATTGCTATCCAAAACCTTGGATCTTTCAGCAGTGCTTTATCAAAGCAGCTAAACACAGTATAACCTATGGACATTCCAGCAAATCCACCTGCGATGTGAGCTGCAAAGGACACctttggagaaaagaagaaaagtggaaaTAAGAAAATGCTAATTGCATGTTTTGGCTGTATCTCTCTTAGTGAAACACAAATACCATCATAAACAAACAAGAGTCTAAGTCTGGAGAACTACGGGTAAAACAGAAGAGACACAAAATCCCATGTACACAGAGAAAAGATGTTCTAAAACATGCAAAgctaaaaaatgtcatttttaaccATTCTGAGTACATAAAACAGGGGCCAttgtttctcattcttcttgATCATCATTACATTTAGGATGATTCTATATAATGCCAACCAAGAGACTAGGAACTGAGTGGCCATGAGGGATCTCTATGAGAACATCCTATTGAAATGGGATGCAGAgttgaaaaaataatagtatatacACAAATACTCAAATAGAAACTCCAGACTTAAAGATTAATCCCAGCAAAACTTAAAGTCAGTTCTCTTTGTGTTATAAATTCATATGGAGCCAAATTTTCATTACTGTATTTCAATCTGCTTTTTATTCTCTGTGGACAGGGAAATCCTTTCTCTCCTGTTTTGGAATGGCTGTCAACATGGCAAGTGCAGTGATCAGTGAGGTAAGTGAGGACAATCCAAAAGTCTGATTTCCTTACGAGTTTTCTAAAACTTCCAAATGGATATTTGACTGCCCTAAATCATAGAGTTGTATCCCTTATTCAATGACCCTTttgataaaaaaattttaattaaaaaaaaaaaaaaaaagcaactc
This sequence is a window from Marmota flaviventris isolate mMarFla1 chromosome 10, mMarFla1.hap1, whole genome shotgun sequence. Protein-coding genes within it:
- the Mycbp gene encoding C-Myc-binding protein is translated as MSSAPPSPPATVSGASYAAAAVTMAHYKAADSKREQFRRYLEKSGVLDTLTKVLVALYEEPEKPNSALDFLKHHLGAATPENPEIELLRLELAEMKEKYEATVEENKKLKAKLAQYEPPQEEKRAE
- the Gja9 gene encoding gap junction alpha-9 protein; this encodes MGDWNLLGGILEEVHIHSTMIGKIWLTILFIFRMLVLGVAAEDVWNDEQSGFICNTQQPGCRNVCYDQAFPISLIRYWVLQVIFVSSPSLVYMGHALYRLRVLEKEREKMKAQLRRELDGIEFEMPANQRRLEQELCQLEQRKLNKAPLRGTLLCTYVIHIFTRSVVEVGFMIGQYLLYGFHLEPLFKCHGHPCPNIIDCFVSRPTEKTIFLFFMQSIATVSLFLNILEIFHLGFKKIKRGLLGQYKSKNEHNEFCAKSKQSLAKYQSTSANSLKRLPSAPDYNLIVEKQRHRVAYPSLNSSSVFQADPDNHDINDEKSILDEQETNEMYTLSTTCSHPQHISSKNNKDTHKIFRKEVNGNHLQEKKEVDGKESKKNHYSRDHCSIPGIAIDTDNHMGQSPHTTFSLAADSCTWKPRWLSTTWGPSTEDANQGSSPIDNLQGQFREGTIRNLPPSQRDFQPLDIPNTSDSLGEWSFESKFIRTCNNSTDCPPNHLMSLTNNFIGRRVPTDLQI